The sequence AAATAATCTATTGTCTATAAAACTATACAGAAAGTCTTACAACTATATACTAGTACTCTTCTGGAGGTTCAAAGTTTATGGAGAAACCTTTCCCAGTGGATGTGGGCATGTCAGGATAACCCTTCTCCAACTCAGCCTGTGAATAGGAGGAAAAAAGAATTCATTACACTTGGCGCTACACCACTGACCCTAACACACAGTCAACTAAgggcaacataattattgggatGTATATGTTGCGGTAAAACATTACTTTGAGGGAGGAGGAGCAAACAGTACAGTAGGACCTCTTTTGCGTTACCCCTAAAATACAGCTTTGCTATAAAATATACACGCTGCATGAAATACTATTTTCTATTGTTACTGTTTTACAAATGTCGGGTGCATGTTGCTCACCTCAGCGGCCTTCTCTTTGGCAGACAGAGCAGCATAGCTCGGCATCTCCTCCAAACCATCATTGTCGGCAAAGAGAGGGTTCTCCACGATACCAATGGAGTGGCCAGACACAGAGATATCATCTTGATCGTTCATCAGGTGGTGAGGCAAGTTATCAGATCTACAGTGAGAAATGAAGTATGTATAATTCTAAGTACAGCTATATGCAGGACTTTAGAGAAGGATGAGTATATAGGCACAGGAATTCTCACCTTGTCTTTGGAGA comes from Halichondria panicea chromosome 3, odHalPani1.1, whole genome shotgun sequence and encodes:
- the LOC135333925 gene encoding uncharacterized protein LOC135333925, which translates into the protein MPTEGTVIVPPAVTSSLPDWVVVLIVVIMLVVVVVVLVLAVVILLVRRKPKSPKTRSDNLPHHLMNDQDDISVSGHSIGIVENPLFADNDGLEEMPSYAALSAKEKAAEAELEKGYPDMPTSTGKGFSINFEPPEEY